The Pseudomonas sp. FP2309 genome has a window encoding:
- the rsmG gene encoding 16S rRNA (guanine(527)-N(7))-methyltransferase RsmG has product MSSSVTSQHAEELSTGARQLGVDLTAAQHDLLLGYLALLIKWNKAYNLTAVRNPDEMVSRHLLDSLSVMPFVDNGRWLDVGSGGGMPGIPLAILFPESQVTCLDSNGKKTRFLTQVKLELKLDNLQVIHSRVEEFTPEQPFNGIVSRAFSSMDNFSNWTRHLGDCDTRWLAMKGVHPSDELLALPADFHLDSEHALAVPGCQGQRHLLILRRTA; this is encoded by the coding sequence TTGAGTTCGTCTGTCACCTCGCAACACGCCGAAGAGTTATCCACAGGTGCACGCCAGTTGGGCGTCGACCTGACCGCCGCCCAGCACGACCTGCTGTTGGGCTACCTGGCCCTGTTGATCAAATGGAACAAGGCTTACAACCTGACGGCGGTGCGTAATCCGGACGAGATGGTGTCGCGGCATTTGCTCGACAGTTTGAGCGTAATGCCCTTCGTCGATAATGGTCGCTGGTTGGACGTTGGCAGTGGCGGCGGCATGCCGGGTATACCCCTGGCTATCCTGTTTCCCGAGTCGCAAGTGACCTGTCTGGACAGTAACGGCAAGAAAACCCGCTTCCTGACCCAGGTCAAGCTCGAGCTCAAACTCGATAACTTGCAGGTTATCCACAGCCGGGTCGAAGAATTCACACCTGAACAGCCGTTCAACGGAATTGTTTCCCGTGCGTTCAGCAGCATGGATAACTTCAGCAACTGGACCCGCCATCTGGGCGACTGCGATACCCGCTGGCTGGCAATGAAGGGCGTCCATCCAAGCGATGAGCTGTTAGCATTGCCGGCAGACTTCCACCTCGATAGCGAACACGCCTTGGCCGTACCCGGTTGCCAAGGCCAACGCCATCTGCTGATACTGCGCCGCACGGCATGA